A single region of the Pseudalkalibacillus berkeleyi genome encodes:
- a CDS encoding response regulator transcription factor encodes MSTYTIYLVEDEIDLSLLMKAYMEKEGWSVRVFSDGNSAVEAIDQPPHLWVLDIMLPDIDGYEILRRIKEKSDTPVIFASARDEDLDRVKGLELGSDDYLSKPFLPKELVIRAKKLLQRIYEGTNGKFQTRWINHYRIQPIERKVYYEDREIDLTSKEFEVVLYLTEHVNELKTRTEILEGVWGNDYVGSERAVDDVIRRIRKKMPRLNLETLYGGGYRVEHP; translated from the coding sequence TTGAGCACGTACACCATATACTTGGTTGAAGATGAAATAGACCTATCTTTACTTATGAAAGCGTACATGGAGAAAGAAGGATGGAGTGTGAGAGTTTTCTCAGATGGTAACAGTGCGGTAGAAGCAATCGACCAGCCACCTCACCTTTGGGTGCTCGATATTATGCTTCCTGATATTGATGGATACGAGATACTCCGTAGGATTAAAGAGAAGTCAGATACACCGGTTATTTTTGCATCTGCCAGAGATGAGGACCTAGATCGTGTGAAAGGCCTTGAACTCGGGAGTGATGACTATTTATCCAAGCCGTTTCTTCCGAAGGAATTAGTCATCCGTGCAAAGAAACTTCTCCAACGAATATATGAAGGAACGAATGGTAAGTTTCAGACTCGGTGGATTAATCATTACCGGATTCAACCGATCGAACGAAAGGTTTACTATGAAGATCGTGAAATTGATTTGACGTCTAAAGAGTTTGAAGTTGTCCTATACTTAACAGAACATGTGAATGAATTAAAAACCCGCACAGAAATTCTTGAAGGTGTATGGGGAAATGACTATGTCGGGTCTGAGAGAGCGGTAGATGATGTCATTCGCCGTATCCGAAAGAAGATGCCACGGTTAAACTTGGAAACATTGTATGGCGGCGGATACAGGGTTGAACATCCGTGA
- a CDS encoding sensor histidine kinase, with protein MLSIAQRIWLSFFLLVFVVGLAVVIIYPLSMREALTDETYRLIEEQQNLIIQGSDPEQELPDSNLNFIERREATRSVGHLLLGNQSFILKGDVVPDVVLRRMWENASTLGEQAGEYQLTYRDASLFYVIRKIEVNGTPTFLVSYMWDTYRDQLVQKLWERLIWILIIGIIISIIPAIWLSNYLRKPLKVLGKRFEQIGSRNWKEPLQLKGDQDFELLSNQFERMRQSLIRNDQSQKMFIQHASHELKTPIMTIKSYAQSVKDGVMPEKDLEGMMNVIIHQSGRMEERVKDMIYFSKLDTLKDSEPNAEIIRFGTLLDEVLDRFRYQREDLRIHIEGEGVTFKGDRQQWEVVYENLIQNAFRYAESFIEIKAINQNGHTWMEVRNDGERIPEEDLAHIFEPFQMSHKGQFGLGLAIVKRIVELHNGNVEVQNYKDGVSITMII; from the coding sequence ATGTTAAGTATCGCCCAACGGATATGGCTTTCATTTTTTTTACTCGTATTCGTTGTAGGCTTAGCAGTCGTGATCATCTATCCACTTTCTATGAGAGAGGCGTTGACGGACGAAACGTATCGTTTAATTGAAGAACAGCAGAATTTAATTATTCAAGGATCGGATCCCGAACAAGAATTGCCTGACTCCAATCTAAACTTTATTGAAAGAAGAGAAGCAACGAGGTCGGTAGGACATCTTCTATTAGGGAATCAATCTTTTATTCTAAAAGGAGATGTTGTACCAGATGTTGTTTTAAGGCGAATGTGGGAAAATGCTTCTACACTCGGTGAACAAGCAGGTGAATATCAGCTGACCTATAGGGACGCATCACTCTTTTATGTGATAAGAAAGATTGAAGTGAACGGCACACCGACGTTCTTAGTTTCCTATATGTGGGATACGTACAGAGATCAACTCGTCCAAAAGCTTTGGGAGAGGTTAATCTGGATCCTGATCATTGGCATAATCATTAGTATCATTCCAGCGATTTGGCTATCAAATTATTTAAGAAAACCGCTCAAAGTACTAGGCAAACGATTTGAGCAAATTGGGAGCCGCAATTGGAAAGAGCCTCTCCAATTGAAAGGAGATCAAGACTTTGAATTGCTGTCCAATCAATTTGAGCGAATGCGGCAAAGCTTAATCCGAAACGATCAGTCTCAAAAGATGTTTATCCAACATGCGTCACACGAATTGAAAACACCGATTATGACGATAAAAAGTTACGCACAATCGGTTAAAGATGGCGTCATGCCTGAGAAAGATTTAGAAGGAATGATGAATGTCATTATTCATCAGTCTGGTAGGATGGAAGAGCGGGTCAAGGATATGATTTACTTTTCCAAACTAGATACTTTAAAGGATTCCGAGCCGAATGCAGAGATTATCCGCTTCGGAACACTGCTGGATGAAGTACTCGACAGGTTCCGCTATCAACGAGAGGATTTACGCATTCATATTGAAGGAGAAGGGGTTACTTTTAAAGGAGACCGTCAGCAATGGGAAGTTGTATATGAGAACTTGATTCAAAATGCTTTCCGTTATGCAGAATCATTCATTGAGATTAAAGCGATTAATCAGAATGGTCATACATGGATGGAGGTTCGAAACGACGGTGAACGAATACCAGAAGAGGATCTTGCGCATATCTTCGAACCTTTTCAAATGAGTCATAAAGGACAATTTGGGCTTGGTCTAGCTATTGTCAAACGTATCGTAGAACTTCATAATGGTAATGTAGAGGTCCAAAATTATAAAGATGGTGTATCGATTACGATGATTATATAA